GAAGGGAGAAAGTAAAACCGTCACCATCCCCTCGGAAAAAGCATATGGCCCAAGAAATGAAGAGCTGGTGATGACTGCCCCCATCGACCAGGTCCCGCCGGACCTGAACCCGGAAGTGGGCCAGCAGCTCCAGCTGGGCGGCCCGGAAGGACAGGTGATCGTGGTCGAAGTCATTGAAATCAATGATCAGCATATCAAGCTTGATGCCAATCCGCCCCTTGCTGGAAAAGACCTGACCTTTGAAATCGAGCTGGTCGAAATCAACTGACAGACCATCGGGAAAAGCTATTTCCGGCCGGCAATCAAGG
The window above is part of the Pseudomonadota bacterium genome. Proteins encoded here:
- a CDS encoding peptidylprolyl isomerase encodes the protein MSQAKNGDTVKIHYTGTLQDGTIFDSSAGREPLEFILGSGQVIPGFDEAVSNMKKGESKTVTIPSEKAYGPRNEELVMTAPIDQVPPDLNPEVGQQLQLGGPEGQVIVVEVIEINDQHIKLDANPPLAGKDLTFEIELVEIN